A stretch of the Mycolicibacterium celeriflavum genome encodes the following:
- a CDS encoding MBL fold metallo-hydrolase, which yields MTVIDDNYTGHVEPGTAARRTLPGASIIKVSVGPMDNNAYLVTCSRTGETLLIDAANDAPVLLELIEKHAPTLSLIVTSHQHFDHVQALADVAKATGAPTAAHQLDADALPVKPDRLLDHGDTVEVGDLSFDVIHLQGHTPGSVALALDGADPNTGATHLFTGDCLFPGGVGKTWENGAFDQLLGDVTRRVFDVYGDSTVIYPGHGDDTTLGTERPHLAEWKERGW from the coding sequence ATGACCGTCATCGACGACAACTACACCGGTCACGTCGAGCCCGGAACGGCCGCTCGGCGAACTCTGCCCGGCGCATCGATAATCAAGGTTTCGGTCGGTCCGATGGACAACAACGCCTACCTGGTCACCTGTTCCCGAACCGGCGAAACGCTACTCATCGACGCCGCCAACGACGCACCGGTGCTACTCGAGCTGATCGAGAAACACGCGCCGACGCTGTCGCTGATCGTCACCAGCCACCAGCATTTCGACCACGTGCAGGCATTGGCCGACGTGGCGAAGGCGACCGGAGCACCGACGGCCGCACACCAACTCGACGCCGATGCCCTGCCGGTCAAACCGGATCGCTTGCTCGACCACGGCGACACCGTCGAGGTCGGCGACCTGTCGTTCGACGTCATCCACCTGCAGGGCCACACCCCCGGCTCGGTGGCGCTGGCGCTCGACGGCGCCGACCCGAACACCGGGGCGACCCACCTGTTCACCGGCGACTGCCTGTTCCCCGGCGGCGTCGGCAAGACGTGGGAGAACGGCGCTTTCGACCAGCTGCTCGGTGACGTGACCCGCCGGGTGTTCGACGTCTACGGCGATTCGACGGTCATCTATCCGGGCCACGGCGACGACACCACGCTCGGCACGGAGCGCCCGCACCTGGCCGAGTGGAAAGAACGCGGTTGGTAG
- a CDS encoding fructose bisphosphate aldolase encodes MNEDQLKKAQSGAGFIAALDQSGGSTPKALKLYGIPEDAYSGDDQMFDLVHEMRTRIITSPAFDGDRIMGAILFEMTMDREIEGRPTADYLWNVKNVVPFLKIDKGLAEENDGAQTMKPMPGLDDLLDRAVANGVFGTKERSVIKLPGGGLQAVVDQQFEVARQVLAKGLVPIIEPEVDIKSPKKAEAEDQLKSALLDGVNNLGDQKVMLKLTLPDTDNLYKELVDHPNVLRVVALSGGYSRDEANERLSRNTGVIASFSRALTEGLTAQQSDEEFNSTLDQAIASIAKASAT; translated from the coding sequence ATGAATGAGGACCAGTTAAAAAAGGCGCAGAGCGGCGCCGGTTTCATTGCGGCACTCGACCAGAGCGGCGGCAGCACGCCCAAGGCGCTGAAGCTCTACGGCATTCCCGAGGACGCCTACTCCGGTGACGACCAGATGTTCGATCTGGTCCACGAGATGCGGACCCGCATCATCACCAGCCCCGCCTTCGACGGCGACCGCATCATGGGCGCGATCCTGTTCGAGATGACGATGGACCGCGAGATCGAGGGCCGTCCCACCGCCGACTACCTGTGGAACGTCAAGAACGTCGTGCCGTTCCTCAAGATCGACAAGGGCCTGGCCGAGGAGAACGACGGCGCCCAGACGATGAAGCCGATGCCCGGCCTCGACGACCTGCTGGACCGCGCCGTCGCCAACGGTGTGTTCGGCACCAAGGAGCGTTCGGTCATCAAGCTGCCAGGCGGCGGCCTGCAGGCGGTCGTCGACCAGCAGTTCGAGGTCGCCCGGCAGGTACTCGCCAAGGGCCTGGTGCCGATCATCGAGCCCGAGGTCGACATCAAGAGTCCCAAGAAGGCCGAGGCCGAGGACCAGCTCAAGTCCGCCCTGCTCGACGGGGTCAACAACCTCGGCGACCAGAAGGTCATGCTGAAGCTGACGCTGCCCGACACCGACAACCTCTACAAGGAACTCGTCGATCACCCGAACGTGCTGCGTGTCGTGGCGCTGTCGGGTGGCTACAGCCGCGACGAGGCCAACGAGAGACTGTCGCGCAACACCGGTGTCATCGCGAGCTTCTCGCGCGCGCTGACCGAGGGCCTCACCGCCCAGCAGAGCGATGAGGAGTTCAACTCCACGCTCGATCAGGCGATCGCGAGCATCGCCAAAGCTTCTGCCACCTGA